TGCGATGACGTAGGGCGGGGCTTCTATGCCCCGCCGCTTCCGCCCTATTCCGGGGCCACCGTCGAGTGGTACTTTTTGTTAAAATGGGCTCGTGTCGGTTGCAGGAGGCCGGTTCCATGCCGCGATTGGTGGCGCTCGGCGATTCTCTGGCCCAGGGGGTGACCTCCGGGGCGGTGTGGAAGACGAGCTGGAGTTTCCCGGCCATGGTGGCGCGCGCCCTGGGCCTGACGGTGGGCGCGGGCGAGGGATTCGACTTCTGCGTCCCCCACTTCGGCCTGGGCGGGATGCCGCTGAACCTGGAGCGGCTCCTCCTCGACCTGGACTTCACCCTCGGCGGGCCCGGGCTGGACCTGGTGGACTGGCTCCTGGCGGCCAGGCCGGCGGTGGAGGAGTGGCTCGAGGAACGCGACGAGTACTACGAGCACGGCTTCGGCGCCCTGGCCCGCAGCTACCCCGGCCCCTACCACCTCCTGGCCTGCTTCGGCTTCACCGTGGAGGACCTCTTCACCGCGAACGGGAAGCGTTGCGATCGGCTCATCCGCGAGCGCCGGTGGGACGACCGCTCGGAGTTCATGGAGAAGTTCCCCTCGTCGGCGGCCTACCGCGCCGCCCGGCGGGTTCTGAACCCCGCCGCGCACAACGAGCTGAACGGGCTGACCCAGGTGGACTGGCTCGGCCGGATCGAGGAGCTCCAGGGCCCCATCGAGAACGTCATCCTGGTCGTGGGCCTGAACAACGCCGCGGGGGTCGTCACCCGGCTGGAGGTGGTGGAGACGGGCCCCGAGCCGCCCGCCCCCGACCTCGTCGAGGGATTCAGCCTGTGGCACCCCAAGGCCTTCGAGGCGTCCTACCGTCAACTGGCGGATCGAATTTCGGTTAATACGCGGGCGCGGGTCTTCGCGGCCACGCTGCCCTACGTCACCGACGCCCCCCTGCTCCGCGGCGCCGGACCCCGCAACCGCGGGCCCCGCGGTGAGCATCACGAGTACTACGTCCACTTCTACCTCCGCGAGGAGAACCCCTCCCGGGAGCGGTTCCCCTTCCTTTCCGCCGAGGATGTCCTGCACGTCGAGGAGAACCAGGACGCCTACAACGAGGTCATCCGCACCGTGGCCCGGGAGCGCGGCTGGCGGGTGGTGGACCTGGCGGGACTGTTGAACGGGCTGGTCGGCCGCGGCGAATACACCCCCGACGCCCACCTGCGGCACTTTCTGGGCGACGACGACCATCCGCTGCTGAAGCTCGTCCCCCCGCCGAGGATGGAGCTCTTCCGTTCCGACGCCCAGGGGCGGCGCACCGGCGGCGGCCTGGTCTCCCTGGACTGTTTCCACGGCACCGTCACCGGCTTCGCCCTGGTGGCGGAGCTCTTCGTCCGGGCCATGCTCGAGGAGGGGGTGGAATTCCGCGACGCAGGGGGGAAGCCGCTCCCACCCGCCGGGGTCCGGCTGCCCTGGGAGCGGGTTCAGGCGGTGGACCAGCTTCTCGAGAACCCGCCGCGGCTCTGGGCGGACCTGCTGCGCGCCGGGGAGCATCTGGGCAAAATCTGGGAGCGCGTCGGCGGCGTAATCAGCCTCTTCCGCACCTGACCCCCTGGACGACCACGAGATAGCCTCCGTGATAGAGCGGCTCGGCGGGAAGCGGGCGGGTGAACCCGAGCTGACCGCGCCCCGTGCCGGGTCCCTGGAAATTATTTTGCCGACCGTTCAGAAGAGGTGACCGTGCTCAGACCGATAAAGATGGAGGTCCTGCGGGAGCTGGTGAAAATTCCCGGCGTGGGCCCCCGGACGGCCGAGGACCTCTACGATGTGGGAATCCGCGCCGTGTTCGACCTCACGCGGCAGGCGCCCGAGGCGCTTTTCGAAAAACTGTGTGAGCTGCGGGGGAAGCGGGTGGATCCCCGCACGCTCTACATTTTCCGCGCCGCGCGCTGCTACGCCGAGAAGCCGGACACCGATACGGAAAAGCTCAAGTGGTGGCTCTTCAAGGATTGACGGTTCGCCCGCGGGCCGACCTAAAGGTCGGCCCCTACATTCGGCAATGACATGAACGGGCGACCGGGGACGGTCGCCCCTAAGGCTGGGACTCGCGCGTTACCGACGTAGGGGAGGGTCTCCTGACCCTCCCGTTTTACTCTCACCCCGGCCCTCCCCCAAATGTAGGGCGGGGATTTTAATCCCCGCCGCTTCGCCCCTCTCCCCCACCCTCTCCCCAGAGGGGGGAGGGGATTTTAGGGCAGCCCTCACCCCTGGTTGCGATGATGTAGGGGCGACCCTCTGCGGTCGCCCGTGGACCGTAGCTTTCACTTGACGTGGGATCAATTTCCGTCTACACTAATTCCGGTTATTCGGTTATCGCAAAATTACGAAAAGGAGACGCGCCGTGCCCGAAGCACCCACCCTCGCGGATTTCAAGGAAACGGCAAGGCTCTTCCGCGCCCTCGCCCACCCCCTCCGCCTGGCCATCACCTGCGGCCTGGCGCGCTCGCCGGTCACCCAGGGCGAGATAGTCGCCGTCCTGGGGCGGCCCCAGAGCACCATCGCCCAGCACCTGGCCAAATTGCGCTCGGCCGGGGTCGTCTCGGGCAGCCGCGAGGGGGCCCAGGTGGTCTTCCACGTCACCGACCCGGCGGCGGGCGCCGTCATCGAGGCCGTCTGCCGCCAGCGGCACAGCTCCGCCCTCAAGGAAATAACCTGGGAGGAGCTCGGCGCCCTCGACTGGAATTCAATCTAAAAAAAATTTCGGATAAATCGCAAAAGGAGCCGACCATGGCGGGTTTAGGAAAAAAAGCACGGGAGCATCTCCGGGAGCGTTTCCCCGGCCGGGTGACCTTTGACAAAACCGAGCGGATGCTCTATGGCCACGACATCGCCTCGGTCCCCAAGCTCTTGAAGCCGCTCATCGGCGGGACCGTTCCCCGCGCCGTGGTCCAGCCGGCGGACGAGGGGGAGCTGGTCGAACTGGTGACCTGGGCCTGCGGGCGCGGCATCCCGCTCACCCCGAGGGGCAAGGCCACCTCGGGCTACGGCGGCGTCCTGCCGGTCAAGAAGGGCCTGGTGGTGGATTTCTACCGGATGCGGGACGTCCTGGAGATAGATGCGGGGAACCTCACCGCCGCCGTGGAGCCGGGCATCACCTGGGAAGAGCTCGACGAGCGATTGAAACCGAAAGGCCTGACCCTGCGCACCTACCCCACCAGCTACCCCTCCTCGACGGTGGGGGGCTGGCTGGCCCACGGGGGCGCGGGCCTGGGCGGCTACGAGTACGGCTACTTCGCGGACAACGTGGTCTCGGCCCGCGTGGTTCTATCCTCGGGCGAGGTGCGCGAGCTAGCCGGGGACGACCTCGACCTCGTTTCCGACGCCATGGGCACCACGGGCTTCATCAGCCGGGTGACCGTCCGGGTCATGCCCGCCGAGGAGCTGGACGTCATCTCCATCTCCTGCGCCGACGCCCACGACCTCCAGCGCTTCATCGAGCGCGTCCTGGCCGAGGGGCTGCCGGTCTGGTCCATGATGTTCATCAACCCGC
Above is a window of bacterium DNA encoding:
- a CDS encoding metalloregulator ArsR/SmtB family transcription factor, with product MPEAPTLADFKETARLFRALAHPLRLAITCGLARSPVTQGEIVAVLGRPQSTIAQHLAKLRSAGVVSGSREGAQVVFHVTDPAAGAVIEAVCRQRHSSALKEITWEELGALDWNSI
- a CDS encoding helix-hairpin-helix domain-containing protein → MLRPIKMEVLRELVKIPGVGPRTAEDLYDVGIRAVFDLTRQAPEALFEKLCELRGKRVDPRTLYIFRAARCYAEKPDTDTEKLKWWLFKD